From Ardenticatenales bacterium:
GGGTGCGTAACTGCGCCTGCCGCAAGATTTCCAGAACTTCCGCCAGGGTGCAGCCTGCCTGGGCGGCTTTGGCGGCGATGACGGCCAGCCAGCCCAGTCCCATGGAAAGCTGCCCGGAGTCAAACAGGGTGACGGGGGCGCTGGTGGCGGATTCACTCCCCAGGCGCGCGGCGTTGAGCATGCCACTGAGATTGCCGGCAACGTGAATTGACAATATCTCATGGGCGCCTGCTGCCGTTACCGCTTCGTAGGCCTGGGCAAACGCGCCAGAGGCGGGGGCGGCGGTTGTTGGCGGCGTCCTGTACGTAGGCAAGTTGGTGTAAAACGCCTCCCGGCTGAGGTCCACGCCGTCGAGGAAGCTCTGGTCACCAATGTTTACATAAGCCGGTATGACCGTGATGCCATGCTGTTGGGCCAGCGCGGGTGGCAAATCGCATGTGCTATCGGTCACGACCTTGATGGTCATTCTTACTCTGCTCCCAGGATGAAGAAGTAATGGGGTTGACCACCGGCGACAAGCTCTATTTCCAGATCGGGATGGAGCGCCTGAATTTCCGTGGAAAACGCTTCCGCTTCCGCGGCGCTGACGTCCTTGCCATAATAAACGGAAAGCAGTTCGCAGTCATCCACGCCCATTTTATCCAGCGTTTGGGCGACGACATTCTGGAGTGTGTCCGCGGCGGCGCAAAGACGGCCATTGGCCAGGCCGATGTAGTTGCCTTCCTGCACGTCTACGCCATCCAGGGAAACGGTGCGCGTGGCAGTGGTGATTTCCCCGCTGGAGACCTCGGCGCTGGCGTCGCGCATGGCCGTGGCGATGTCTTCAAGATCGCCGTCCGCCTGATAAGCAAACAAGGCGCTGACGCCTTGTGGGACGTTGACGGTGGGGACGACGACCACGTTTTTGGGGCTGAGGTCGCGGGCGGTTTCGGCGGCGAGGATGATGTTCTTGTTGTTGGGCAGCAAGACGACTTTGTCGGTGGGGACATCCTGAATGGCCTGGAAGATTTCTTCGGTGCTGGGGTTGTTGGTTTGTCCGCCATCGACGACGTTGGCAACGCCCAGGCTGCGGAAGACGTTTGCCAGTCCGGGACCGGGGGCTACGGCGATCACGCCAATTTGCCCGGGTTGCAGTTCTTTTTCCGGTTCTATCATGAGGGCGAGGGCGGGTTCCGGGTGCTCGTTGCTGCCGCCGGCGATGATCTCTTCCATCTGCATTTGCATGTTTTCCACGACAACGTCGGTGATATGGCCCAGGCTGATGCCGTAGCTGAGGGGAATGCCGGGGTCTTTGACGTGGATGTGTACTTTGATGGTCGTGTCGTCGCCGACGACGACGGTGGAGTCGCCCATGGCGTCAATGTGGGCGCGGACTTCGAGGACGTCGAGGTTTTTCCCCATGAGGATGAATTGGACGTCGTAGGGATTTTCTACGCCTTCCTGGGGGGCGACGCGGGCTTGTGCCGGCATTTCCGCCACGGCCACGGCCGGTTCTTGTGCCATCGGCGGTTCCATCACGCCCATCGTATCACCCGTCGTATAGCGCAGCATCCCTTCCAGAATGTACACCAACCCCATGCCCCCCGAATCCACCACCCCCGCCTGCTTCAACACCGGGAGTTGCTCTGGTGTGTTTTCCAGGGCCAACTGCGCCCGCTCCAAGGTGCGTTCCAGCACAAAACGGAGGTCGTTGCTCTTGCGCGCCGCGTCCACAGCCTCCAGGCTTGCTTCGCGGATCACCGTCAGGATCGTCCCTTCAACGGGCTTCATGACCCCCTTATAAGCCGTATCCGCGGCCTCCACAAACGCTTGAGCCAGTTCTTGCGAGCCAAACGTGTCTTTGCCATCCAGGCTTTTGGCCATGCCACGCCATATCTGGCTCAAGATTACGCCGGAATTGCCGCGCGCGCCCATCAGCGCCCCTTGCGATAAATCCTTGGACACCTTGCCCACGCTCATTTCCTGCGTGTCTCGAATCCGCTTG
This genomic window contains:
- a CDS encoding DegV family protein; this encodes MTIKVVTDSTCDLPPALAQQHGITVIPAYVNIGDQSFLDGVDLSREAFYTNLPTYRTPPTTAAPASGAFAQAYEAVTAAGAHEILSIHVAGNLSGMLNAARLGSESATSAPVTLFDSGQLSMGLGWLAVIAAKAAQAGCTLAEVLEILRQAQLRTRVAALLDTLEYLRRSGRVNWAQFGLGALLNIKPIVKMHQGVLEIERVRTHRRGWQRLLELFHETEPLAYLAVVHTNAPAEAQKLCEAVRDAHPAGIYPPIVEVTPAIGSHIGPGAVGFASVSHN
- a CDS encoding DAK2 domain-containing protein translates to MPAQKWYTCNGQQLRKLALASLVWLEKHHQHVNSLNVFPVPDGDTGTNMLLTMRSAYKRIRDTQEMSVGKVSKDLSQGALMGARGNSGVILSQIWRGMAKSLDGKDTFGSQELAQAFVEAADTAYKGVMKPVEGTILTVIREASLEAVDAARKSNDLRFVLERTLERAQLALENTPEQLPVLKQAGVVDSGGMGLVYILEGMLRYTTGDTMGVMEPPMAQEPAVAVAEMPAQARVAPQEGVENPYDVQFILMGKNLDVLEVRAHIDAMGDSTVVVGDDTTIKVHIHVKDPGIPLSYGISLGHITDVVVENMQMQMEEIIAGGSNEHPEPALALMIEPEKELQPGQIGVIAVAPGPGLANVFRSLGVANVVDGGQTNNPSTEEIFQAIQDVPTDKVVLLPNNKNIILAAETARDLSPKNVVVVPTVNVPQGVSALFAYQADGDLEDIATAMRDASAEVSSGEITTATRTVSLDGVDVQEGNYIGLANGRLCAAADTLQNVVAQTLDKMGVDDCELLSVYYGKDVSAAEAEAFSTEIQALHPDLEIELVAGGQPHYFFILGAE